A window from Festucalex cinctus isolate MCC-2025b chromosome 4, RoL_Fcin_1.0, whole genome shotgun sequence encodes these proteins:
- the hnrnph3 gene encoding heterogeneous nuclear ribonucleoprotein H3 isoform X2 yields MSSSEEGYVVRVRGLPWACTQREVASFFADCDITGKVNGVCFTYSKEGRPSGEAFIELNTSEGLTNALSKDRKYMGHRYIEVFKSNRSEMDWVLKRCGPADYDSSSGCMLRLRGLPFGCSKEEIVQFFSGLRIVPNGITLPVDYQGRSTGEAFVQFASKEITDKARGKHKERIGHRYIEIFRTSREEVRDYLDEPRRVVGAQRPGPYDRPVMEGPRGGYFGSGQSRSGALMDSMRGGGGYGGGYGHSYDGYNGLSNYGFGNCMFDERIREERGGRGSSYSRHSDGGSNYHGGHFVHMRGLPFRTSEMDITKFFSPLNPLRVHIDVALNGKLTGEADVEFRSHEDAVAAMSKDKNHMQHRYIELFLNSTASGAESSRGGGYYSNSGGGSRSSAVRGAY; encoded by the exons ATGTCGTCCAGCGAAGAGGGTTACGTGGTCAGAGTAAGAGGCCTTCCTTGGGCCTGCACCCAGAGGGAAGTGGCCAGCTTCTTCGCAG ACTGTGACATCACAGGCAAAGTCAACGGAGTGTGTTTCACGTACTCCAAAGAAGGCCGGCCCAGCGGTGAGGCGTTTATTGAGCTCAACACGTCGGAGGGTCTCACCAACGCTCTGAGTAAAGATCGCAAATACATGGGACACCGATACATTGAGG TGTTCAAGTCGAACCGTAGCGAGATGGACTGGGTGCTGAAGCGTTGCGGCCCTGCTGACTACGACAGCTCCAGCGGCTGCATGCTGAGACTCCGAGGTTTGCCCTTTGGCTGCAGCAAGGAGGAAATTGTTCAGTTCTTTTCAG GGTTGAGAATCGTGCCGAATGGGATTACTCTGCCAGTGGACTACCAGGGGAGGAGCACAGGGGAAGCCTTCGTGCAGTTTGCCTCAAAGGAGATAACAGACAAGGCTCGGGGGAAACACAAGGAAAGGATAGGGCACAG GTACATCGAGATCTTTCGGACCAGTCGCGAAGAGGTCCGAGACTATCTGGACGAACCCCGGCGGGTGGTCGGGGCCCAGAGACCGGGGCCCTATGACAGACCCGTGATGGAGGGCCCCAGGGGGGGATACTTTGGCTCTGGTCAAAGTCGCAGCGGCGCCCTCATGGATTCCATGAGAGGCGGTGGGGGGTATGGGGGAG GTTATGGACATAGTTATGACGGCTACAATGGATTAAGCAACTATGGATTTGGAAACTGCATGTTTGATGAGCGCATAAGAGAAGAGCGAGGAGGaagag GCAGCAGTTACAGTCGGCACTCTGACGGAGGCTCAAACTaccacggcggccattttgtccacATGAGGGGTTTGCCTTTTCGCACCAGCGAGATGGACATCACTAAA TTCTTCTCACCTTTGAACCCGCTGAGAGTCCACATCGACGTCGCTCTCAACGGCAAGCTGACAGGAGAGGCTGACGTGGAGTTTCGCTCCCACGAGGACGCCGTGGCCGCTATGTCCAAAGACAAGAACCACATGC AACACCGCTACATTGAGCTCTTTCTCAACTCGACAGCCAGCGGAGCCGAATCAA GTCGTGGCGGTGGTTACTATAGCAACTCAGGAGGCGGATCACGGAGCAGTGCAGTGCGAGGCGCATACTGA
- the LOC144017956 gene encoding phenazine biosynthesis-like domain-containing protein 1 isoform X2: MNLSETVFITTVKPSEDFTKDSRFRLRWFTPTTEVNLCGHATLASAAVLFKHKQNVNSAVVFETRSGDLTVVQQGEDLVMDFPLNPPTKQSPEHFRDLIKAAVGDHPVQDVYLSSNTKKLLLRLADTCDRSVLSSLRVNPEALLSSEKSGRVKGLIVTMKGSPDCQPGYDFYSRYFAPWNGISEDPVTGSAHTVLASYWSKELGKKKMHAFQCSERGGELQLEVREDSRINIVGKSVTVLQGTITL, from the exons ATGAACTTATCAGAAACTGTCTTCATCACCACAGTCAAGCCTTCTGAGGATTTTACAAAAG ATTCGAGGTTCCGTCTGCGTTGGTTCACACCGACCACGGAGGTCAACCTGTGCGGTCACGCTACTCTGGCCTCTGCTGCCGTGCTCTTCAAACACAAGC AAAATGTGAACTCTGCTGTAGTGTTTGAAACCAGGAGTGGAGATCTGACTGTTGTACAGCAGGGGGAGGATTTGGTGATGGATTTTCCCCTCAACCCGCCCACCAAGCAG TCTCCTGAACATTTTAGAGACCTCATCAAG GCCGCAGTAGGAGACCATCCAGTCCAGGATGTTTATCTTAGCTCCAACACGAAGAAACTACTGCTCCGACTGGCAGACACCTGTGACAG GTCAGTGCTCAGCAGTCTTAGAGTCAACCCTGAAGCCCTGCTAAGCAGTGAAAAGAGTGGACGAGTCAAAGGCTTGATAGTCACCATGAAAG GATCTCCTGATTGCCAGCCAGGATATGACTTCTACTCCAGATATTTTGCCCCTTGGAATGGAATTTCGGAGGATCCTGTCACTG GTTCTGCACACACTGTCCTTGCTAGCTACTGGTCGAAAGAACTGGGAAAGAAGAAAATGCATG cgtTCCAGTGTTCCGAGCGAGGTGGAGAATTGCAGCTGGAGGTGAGAGAAGACTCAAGAATCAACATCGTGGGAAAGAGCGTCACCGTACTGCAGGGAACAATCACGCTGTAG
- the dna2 gene encoding DNA replication ATP-dependent helicase/nuclease DNA2 yields MNRTKLKISKVTPAGHRDISTFFTSGNKVLPPKSPGTSSVLCKKDLQVQDGGALPIEAYSPIKRSILGDIENFLPSSSEVLLVPETPSSQMLLSSFQGHKDLSLEPRGETATVWKPVHLSPVCPSPRSKGQSVMSDSERGSCASFKRLFSPSEELHEAKRPRTDCALEHGPVKEHKHEGETVFTAIIEEKTTESKSEVVHVHAPDGQADRPAEQTHVEQREVDLKTALESSDGIEHKLKSPDEKPAAGDAGTTSALPAEEDLEASWFTEQMEPSECLVPKEKPCKLPDHVILSGGPNNRYWVLNVEERPNEKVLTITHFRSLQATETCLLKDGWEMTPVGRGDVVHLEGRVDAGSWLVDQEQGLLVLLPDRLVSGTSISSSIRCMRRAVLGEMFKSFDGGSKQMLNGTIIHEVFQRAATAKDFSLGTLSNMADEALHSPQHLGGMYSLGVTQDEMKQELHDYLPSLELWAKEYLSSPTSKAISLKIPSNDGVADVARDSATATIAELADIEENVWSPRFGLKGKIDLTARVRIQRSRNVSHKSSEVMTIPMELKTGRESNSIEHRSQVILYTLMTLERYNPAAGFLLYLKTGNLHPVVASHMDRRELLKLRNTMVHYVHNAVHKGTEGSRLTRLPDMVTDKKTCHYCPQRRNCALYERVLGGTSTDISDDFLQLETGHLTATHLDYFAHWLLLCSLEAASMEARNGRKRVWLQTPEESEKKGNCVGNLRLKGSVSAQSEGVFLHHFQRTNESHDSSACGLASGDRIVLSDQRGRFIALATGYLCDVSRTSISCTLDRDVSKLSGELFRLDADDGVMGLSSHFSNLSRLMESSQDSNRLRELVVDHRSPEFISNLSDVLPREAKDTVANILKGLNKPQKQAMKKVLLSKDYTLIVGMPGTGKTTTICTLVRILHACGFSVLLTSYTHSAVDNILLKLKRFKVGFLRLGPGQKVHPDILPYTEESVRKKGVHTLSELEQLYNKELVVGTTCMGIKHPIFTRRRFNFCIVDEASQISQPVCLGPLFYANRFVLVGDHQQLPPIVHHQEARSLGMDESLFKRLECHSEAVVHLNVQYRMNRQIMSLSNCLMYDGRLECGSEKTASALLALPSLTSVQSELSSLPDSDPQQDLAWIQAVLLPSKPVCFLDCSVVPALESVAQGGISNRTEAAIIHLLLSLLIKAGCKASDVGVIAPYRQQVKSVSALLQSSAFSGMEVNTVDKYQGRDKSVIVLSFVRSTAEEENLGELLKDWRRLNVAITRAKHKLLMVGSASTLRRYTPVEKLLGHLEQENMIIQLPPSAHTALPMMLL; encoded by the exons ACAAAGACCTGAGCCTTGAGCCCAGGGGAGAAACGGCTACTGTGTGGAAACCTGTCCACTTGTCCCCTGTCTGTCCAAGTCCTCGCTCCAAAGGGCAGAGTGTAATGTCAGACAGTGAAAGGGGAAGCTGTGCCTCCTTCAAAAGACTCTTCAGTCCCTCCGAAGAACTCCATGAAGCAAAGAGGCCAAGAACCGATTGCGCATTGGAACACGGTCCTGTGAAAGAACACAAACATGAGGGAGAGACTGTCTTTACAGCCATAATTGAGGAGAAGACGACAGAAAGCAAAAGCGAAGTAGTCCATGTGCACGCACCCGATGGGCAAGCTGATAGACCTGCAGAACAGACGCATGTAGAGCAAAGAGAGGTCGATTTAAAAACAGCCTTGGAATCTTCAGACGGGATTGAACACAAACTTAAATCACCGGATGAAAAGCCCGCAGCAG GGGATGCTGGGACTACATCAGCACTTCCCGCGGAAGAGGATTTGGAGGCGAGCTGGTTCACAGAGCAGATGGAGCCGAGTGAATGTCTCGTCCCCAAGGAGAAACCCTG tAAGTTACCCGACCACGTGATCCTCAGTGGCGGTCCAAACAACCGCTACTGGGTCTTAAACGTGGAGGAGAGGCCTAATGAAAAAGTCCTGACCATCACACACTTCAGATCTCTGCAAGCCACCGAGACGTGCCTGCTGAAAGACGGATG ggagatGACGCCTGTTGGTCGCGGCGACGTGGTCCATCTGGAGGGCCGCGTTGACGCCGGATCCTGGCTGGTGGACCAAGAACAAGGCCTGCTGGTTTTACTTCCCGACCGTCTGGTTTCAGGCACCAGCATCTCCAGCTCCATCCGCTGTATGAGACGGGCGGTGCTTGGGGAGATGTTTAAG AGTTTTGACGGCGGCTCCAAGCAGATGCTGAACGGCACCATCATCCACGAAGTGTTCCAAAGAGCGGCCACAGCCAAAGATTTCTCTCTGGGCACTTTGTCCAACATGGCAGACGAGGCTCTGCACAGTCCCCAGCACCTTGGGGGCat GTACAGTTTGGGTGTAACTCAGGATGAGATGAAGCAGGAGCTGCATGATTATCTGCCCTCGTTGGAGCTCTGGGCAAAGGAATACCTCAGCTCGCCAACATCCAAAGCCATCAGcctcaaaat CCCGAGCAATGACGGCGTGGCAGACGTGGCGCGGGATTCCGCCACCGCTACCATTGCAGAGCTGGCCGACATCGAAGAGAACGTGTGGTCGCCAAGATTCGGTCTCAAAGGGAAGATCGACTTGACGGCACGGGTTCGAATCCAACGGAGCAGAAATGTCAGCCACAAATCCTCTGAAGTGATGACCATCCCCATGGAGCTGAAAACTGGGAGGGAGTCCAACTCGATAGAACATCGCAGTCAG GTGATTCTATACACTCTGATGACGTTGGAGAGATACAATCCTGCCGCCGGTTTCTTGCTTTACCTGAAGACTGGAAACCTGCATCCTGTTGTGGCCAGCCACATGGACCGCAGAG AACTGCTGAAGCTGAGGAACACCATGGTTCATTACGTCCACAACGCCGTGCACAAGGGCACGGAGGGAAGTCGCCTGACCAGACTTCCTGATATGGTGACGGACAAAAAGACCTGCCATTATTGCCCTCAAAGAAGAAACTGTGCTCTGTATGAAAG GGTGTTGGGCGGCACATCCACAGATATCAGTGATGACTTTTTGCAACTGGAGACGGGTCACTTGACCGCTACTCACTTGGACTATTTTGCACACTGGCTGCTACTCTGCAGCCTCGAGGCCGCCAGCATGGAAGCCAGGAATGGCCGAAAGCGTGTGTGGCTCCAGACGCCTGAGGAAAG CGAGAAGAAAGGAAATTGCGTTGGGAACCTGCGGCTGAAGGGCTCTGTGAGCGCCCAGTCAGAGGGCGTCTTCCTTCATCACTTCCAGAGGACGAATGAGTCACACGATTCAAGCGCTTGCGGCCTAGCCAGCGGGGATCGCATTGTCCTTAGTGACCAGAGAGGTCGTTTCATCGCCCTGGCAACAGGCTACCTCTGTGACGTAAGCAGGACATCCATCAGTTGTACCTTGGACAG GGATGTGTCTAAGCTCAGTGGGGAATTGTTTCGATTGGATGCAGATGACGGAGTGATGGGCCTCAGCTCACACTTTTCTAATCTCTCCAGGCTGATGGAAAGCAGTCAAGACAG CAATCGACTGAGAGAGTTGGTTGTGGATCATCGTTCGCCGGAGTTTATTTCCAATCTCAGTGACGTTCTACCCAGAGAGGCCAAAGACACAGTGGCAAACATCCTcaaag GTCTCAACAAGCCCCAGAAGCAGGCCATGAAGAAGGTGTTGTTGTCGAAAGACTACACGCTGATTGTTGGCATGCCCGGCACAGGCAAAACCACCACCATCTGCACCCTG GTTCGCATCTTACATGCGTGTGGCTTCAGCGTGTTGCTGACCAGCTACACGCACTCTGCTGTCGACAACATCCTGTTGAAGCTTAAGCGCTTCAAAGTTGGCTTCCTGCGTCTTGGCCCAGGACAGAAG GTCCATCCAGACATTCTTCCATACACGGAGGAAAGTGTCAGGAAGAAAGGTGTTCACACACTGTCCGAACTGGAACAGCTTTATAACAAAGAG cTGGTCGTAGGAACGACGTGCATGGGCATCAAGCATCCCATTTTCACAAGACGGCGCTTCAACTTCTGCATCGTGGATGAAGCGTCGCAGATCAGCCAGCCCGTCTGCCTGGGCCCGCTCTTCTACGCCAACAGATTTGTTCTGGTTGGCGACCACCAACAGTTGCCCCCAATCGTGCATCATCAGGAAGCCAG GTCACTTGGGATGGATGAGAGTCTGTTTAAGCGACTAGAGTGCCACAGTGAAGCAGTGGTCCACCTCAACGTCCAGTACCGCAtgaacag GCAGATCATGTCCCTGAGCAACTGCCTGATGTATGACGGCCGCTTGGAGTGCGGCTCGGAGAAGACTGCGTCGGCTCTCCTCGCGCTGCCCTCGTTGACGTCTGTCCAGTCGGAGCTCAGTTCCCTCCCTGACTCGGATCCTCAGCAGGATCTGGCGTGGATACAGGCTGTTTTGTTACCAAGCAAACCTGTTTGCTTCCTGGATTGCTCAGTG GTGCCAGCTTTGGAGTCAGTGGCACAAGGAGGCATAAGCAATCGCACCGAGGCGGCCATCATCCACCTCCTTCTGTCACTGTTGATCAAG GCCGGCTGTAAGGCCTCCGACGTCGGCGTCATCGCCCCATACAGACAACAAGTGAAAAGTGTCTCCGCTCTGCTGCAGTCGTCGGCGTTTAGCGGCATGGAGGTGAACACGGTAGACAAATACCAAGGACGGGACAAGAGTGTCATCGTGCTCTCTTTCGTCAGGAGTACcgcagaagaagaaaat CTAGGAGAGCTGTTGAAGGATTGGCGCCGCCTGAATGTTGCCATCACCAGGGCCAAACATAAACTGCTCATGGTGGGCTCCGCGTCCACGCTCAGACGATACACCCCCGTGGAGAAACTTCTCGGTCATCTGGAGCAGGAGAACATG ATAATCCAGCTCCCACCGTCAGCCCACACAGCCTTACCCATGATGCTCCTGTGA
- the LOC144017956 gene encoding phenazine biosynthesis-like domain-containing protein 1 isoform X1, with product MEIPIFIVDAFTNLPFKGNPAAVCLLKHELCDELYQKVAAEMNLSETVFITTVKPSEDFTKDSRFRLRWFTPTTEVNLCGHATLASAAVLFKHKQNVNSAVVFETRSGDLTVVQQGEDLVMDFPLNPPTKQSPEHFRDLIKAAVGDHPVQDVYLSSNTKKLLLRLADTCDRSVLSSLRVNPEALLSSEKSGRVKGLIVTMKGSPDCQPGYDFYSRYFAPWNGISEDPVTGSAHTVLASYWSKELGKKKMHAFQCSERGGELQLEVREDSRINIVGKSVTVLQGTITL from the exons ATGGAGATTCCCATTTTTATAGTGGATGCCTTTACCAATTTACCATTTAAGGGGAACCCAGCAGCTGTTTGTCTTTTAAAACAT GAGCTGTGTGATGAATTGTATCAGAAGGTAGCGGCGGAGATGAACTTATCAGAAACTGTCTTCATCACCACAGTCAAGCCTTCTGAGGATTTTACAAAAG ATTCGAGGTTCCGTCTGCGTTGGTTCACACCGACCACGGAGGTCAACCTGTGCGGTCACGCTACTCTGGCCTCTGCTGCCGTGCTCTTCAAACACAAGC AAAATGTGAACTCTGCTGTAGTGTTTGAAACCAGGAGTGGAGATCTGACTGTTGTACAGCAGGGGGAGGATTTGGTGATGGATTTTCCCCTCAACCCGCCCACCAAGCAG TCTCCTGAACATTTTAGAGACCTCATCAAG GCCGCAGTAGGAGACCATCCAGTCCAGGATGTTTATCTTAGCTCCAACACGAAGAAACTACTGCTCCGACTGGCAGACACCTGTGACAG GTCAGTGCTCAGCAGTCTTAGAGTCAACCCTGAAGCCCTGCTAAGCAGTGAAAAGAGTGGACGAGTCAAAGGCTTGATAGTCACCATGAAAG GATCTCCTGATTGCCAGCCAGGATATGACTTCTACTCCAGATATTTTGCCCCTTGGAATGGAATTTCGGAGGATCCTGTCACTG GTTCTGCACACACTGTCCTTGCTAGCTACTGGTCGAAAGAACTGGGAAAGAAGAAAATGCATG cgtTCCAGTGTTCCGAGCGAGGTGGAGAATTGCAGCTGGAGGTGAGAGAAGACTCAAGAATCAACATCGTGGGAAAGAGCGTCACCGTACTGCAGGGAACAATCACGCTGTAG
- the hnrnph3 gene encoding heterogeneous nuclear ribonucleoprotein H3 isoform X1, whose translation MCQLDPTQPVNMRMSSSEEGYVVRVRGLPWACTQREVASFFADCDITGKVNGVCFTYSKEGRPSGEAFIELNTSEGLTNALSKDRKYMGHRYIEVFKSNRSEMDWVLKRCGPADYDSSSGCMLRLRGLPFGCSKEEIVQFFSGLRIVPNGITLPVDYQGRSTGEAFVQFASKEITDKARGKHKERIGHRYIEIFRTSREEVRDYLDEPRRVVGAQRPGPYDRPVMEGPRGGYFGSGQSRSGALMDSMRGGGGYGGGYGHSYDGYNGLSNYGFGNCMFDERIREERGGRGSSYSRHSDGGSNYHGGHFVHMRGLPFRTSEMDITKFFSPLNPLRVHIDVALNGKLTGEADVEFRSHEDAVAAMSKDKNHMQHRYIELFLNSTASGAESSRGGGYYSNSGGGSRSSAVRGAY comes from the exons ATGTGTCAACTTGATCCTACACAGCCAGTTAATA TGAGAATGTCGTCCAGCGAAGAGGGTTACGTGGTCAGAGTAAGAGGCCTTCCTTGGGCCTGCACCCAGAGGGAAGTGGCCAGCTTCTTCGCAG ACTGTGACATCACAGGCAAAGTCAACGGAGTGTGTTTCACGTACTCCAAAGAAGGCCGGCCCAGCGGTGAGGCGTTTATTGAGCTCAACACGTCGGAGGGTCTCACCAACGCTCTGAGTAAAGATCGCAAATACATGGGACACCGATACATTGAGG TGTTCAAGTCGAACCGTAGCGAGATGGACTGGGTGCTGAAGCGTTGCGGCCCTGCTGACTACGACAGCTCCAGCGGCTGCATGCTGAGACTCCGAGGTTTGCCCTTTGGCTGCAGCAAGGAGGAAATTGTTCAGTTCTTTTCAG GGTTGAGAATCGTGCCGAATGGGATTACTCTGCCAGTGGACTACCAGGGGAGGAGCACAGGGGAAGCCTTCGTGCAGTTTGCCTCAAAGGAGATAACAGACAAGGCTCGGGGGAAACACAAGGAAAGGATAGGGCACAG GTACATCGAGATCTTTCGGACCAGTCGCGAAGAGGTCCGAGACTATCTGGACGAACCCCGGCGGGTGGTCGGGGCCCAGAGACCGGGGCCCTATGACAGACCCGTGATGGAGGGCCCCAGGGGGGGATACTTTGGCTCTGGTCAAAGTCGCAGCGGCGCCCTCATGGATTCCATGAGAGGCGGTGGGGGGTATGGGGGAG GTTATGGACATAGTTATGACGGCTACAATGGATTAAGCAACTATGGATTTGGAAACTGCATGTTTGATGAGCGCATAAGAGAAGAGCGAGGAGGaagag GCAGCAGTTACAGTCGGCACTCTGACGGAGGCTCAAACTaccacggcggccattttgtccacATGAGGGGTTTGCCTTTTCGCACCAGCGAGATGGACATCACTAAA TTCTTCTCACCTTTGAACCCGCTGAGAGTCCACATCGACGTCGCTCTCAACGGCAAGCTGACAGGAGAGGCTGACGTGGAGTTTCGCTCCCACGAGGACGCCGTGGCCGCTATGTCCAAAGACAAGAACCACATGC AACACCGCTACATTGAGCTCTTTCTCAACTCGACAGCCAGCGGAGCCGAATCAA GTCGTGGCGGTGGTTACTATAGCAACTCAGGAGGCGGATCACGGAGCAGTGCAGTGCGAGGCGCATACTGA